In a genomic window of Streptomyces sp. SJL17-4:
- a CDS encoding amidohydrolase family protein: MNTTYRPLVVDAHHHLWDLSVRDQDWITGPALAPLRRTFTERDLSAETAAAGVTATVLVQTVTVADETPEMLAIARDSDLIAGVVGWTDLTAPDVADTLAALLALPGGAHLVGIRHQVQSEPDPAWLLRPDVRRGLTAVADAGLAYDLVIVPHQLPAATRVARELPGLTFVLDHAAKPPVASGDLEPWAARLRAFGALPNTVGKLSGLHTEADWHSWTVRDLRPYTDVLLGAFGPSRLMFGSDWPVCTLAASYGRTLATARELTAALSPGERAAVLGSTAVETYRLGEHAARRAGHPAVT; this comes from the coding sequence GTGAACACCACCTATCGGCCCCTCGTCGTCGACGCGCACCACCACCTCTGGGACCTCTCCGTACGCGACCAGGACTGGATCACCGGACCCGCGCTCGCCCCCCTGCGCCGCACCTTCACCGAGCGCGACCTGAGCGCCGAGACCGCCGCCGCGGGGGTGACGGCCACCGTCCTCGTCCAGACGGTCACCGTCGCCGACGAGACACCCGAGATGCTGGCCATCGCCCGAGACAGCGACCTGATCGCCGGCGTCGTCGGCTGGACGGACCTGACGGCGCCCGACGTCGCCGACACCCTGGCCGCGCTGCTCGCCCTGCCGGGCGGCGCGCACCTCGTGGGCATCCGGCACCAGGTCCAGTCGGAACCGGACCCCGCCTGGCTGCTCCGCCCCGATGTCCGCCGCGGCCTCACCGCGGTGGCCGACGCGGGGCTCGCGTACGACCTGGTGATCGTCCCGCACCAGCTTCCGGCCGCGACGAGGGTCGCGAGAGAGCTGCCGGGACTGACCTTCGTGCTCGACCACGCGGCGAAACCGCCCGTCGCGAGCGGAGACCTCGAACCCTGGGCGGCCCGACTGCGCGCCTTCGGGGCCCTGCCGAACACCGTCGGCAAGCTCTCCGGCCTGCACACCGAGGCCGACTGGCACAGCTGGACGGTGCGGGACCTGCGGCCGTACACCGACGTCCTGCTCGGCGCGTTCGGCCCGAGCCGCCTCATGTTCGGTTCCGACTGGCCGGTGTGCACCCTGGCGGCGTCGTACGGCCGGACGCTCGCGACCGCGAGGGAGCTCACGGCGGCGCTGAGCCCCGGGGAGCGGGCGGCGGTCCTCGGAAGCACGGCGGTGGAGACGTACCGACTGGGAGAGCACGCCGCTCGCCGGGCGGGCCACCCGGCGGTCACATAG
- a CDS encoding SRPBCC family protein, giving the protein MAGQFEATFEVDRPVEEVFAFLADGRNDPEFSPRVLRIERVPDAPTAVGTVFRSTVKDAGMKTAREFRITACEAPVKLRWAEVSKNIITASEGGYDLEPLTDGRTQVRIYNVLEGHGLGRLFAGLALSAARKDADGFGARIKAAAEAGIAPRR; this is encoded by the coding sequence ATGGCAGGACAGTTCGAAGCGACGTTCGAGGTCGACCGGCCGGTGGAGGAGGTGTTCGCCTTTCTCGCCGACGGGCGCAACGATCCGGAGTTCAGCCCCCGGGTACTCAGGATCGAGCGGGTCCCGGACGCCCCGACCGCCGTGGGCACCGTCTTCCGGAGCACCGTCAAGGACGCCGGGATGAAGACCGCCAGGGAGTTCCGCATCACCGCCTGCGAAGCCCCCGTGAAGCTCCGCTGGGCCGAGGTGTCGAAGAACATCATCACGGCGAGTGAGGGCGGCTACGACCTGGAACCGCTCACCGACGGCCGGACCCAGGTCCGGATCTACAACGTCCTCGAAGGCCACGGCCTGGGCAGACTCTTCGCGGGCCTGGCGCTCTCGGCCGCCCGCAAGGACGCCGACGGCTTCGGCGCCCGGATCAAGGCGGCGGCGGAGGCGGGGATCGCCCCGCGGCGCTGA
- a CDS encoding DUF2071 domain-containing protein has protein sequence MPQTPPAALPEPISAEPPHRPDRTLLTQSWLDLAFLHWAVDPADVAPLLPVGTVPDTHDGLTYVGLVAFRMHRVGWFRLPGIPYLGTFPETNVRLYSVDAHGRRGVVFRSLDASRLIPVTIGRWAFRIPYVWSRMSVRNDGSTVTYTSSRRWPGPRGARSAISVEVGEPVAEPTALEHFLTARWGMHSSFRGQPLYLPNTHPRWPLHRARLLDCDETLLTAAGLEQPPGPPVSVLYSPGVPVRFSAPPRDPRVVSIPRQRDGDGDADGDRDRDGDG, from the coding sequence ATGCCGCAGACGCCGCCCGCCGCGCTCCCCGAGCCGATATCGGCCGAACCGCCGCACCGCCCGGACCGCACCCTGCTCACCCAGTCCTGGCTCGACCTGGCGTTCCTGCACTGGGCCGTGGACCCCGCCGACGTGGCCCCGCTGCTGCCCGTCGGCACCGTGCCCGACACACACGACGGCCTCACCTACGTGGGCCTGGTCGCCTTCCGCATGCACCGGGTCGGCTGGTTCCGGCTCCCCGGGATCCCGTATCTCGGGACCTTCCCCGAGACCAACGTGCGGCTCTACTCCGTGGACGCCCACGGGCGCCGTGGCGTCGTCTTCCGCTCCCTCGACGCGTCCCGCCTGATCCCGGTGACCATCGGACGGTGGGCGTTCCGGATCCCGTACGTCTGGTCCAGGATGAGCGTCCGGAACGACGGCTCCACCGTGACGTACACCAGCAGCCGTCGCTGGCCCGGCCCCCGCGGGGCGCGCAGCGCGATCAGTGTGGAGGTCGGCGAGCCGGTGGCGGAGCCCACCGCGCTCGAACACTTCCTGACCGCACGCTGGGGCATGCACAGCTCGTTCCGCGGGCAGCCGCTCTACCTCCCGAACACCCATCCGCGCTGGCCCCTGCACCGCGCCCGGCTGCTCGACTGCGACGAGACGCTGCTCACCGCAGCCGGTCTGGAGCAGCCGCCCGGTCCGCCCGTGAGCGTGCTCTACTCGCCGGGCGTGCCGGTCCGCTTCAGTGCCCCGCCGCGGGATCCGCGGGTCGTGTCGATCCCGCGTCAGAGGGACGGCGACGGGGACGCGGACGGCGACAGGGACAGGGACGGGGACGGGTAG
- a CDS encoding S8 family serine peptidase gives MATHKRSHGLRNAAIATGTAAAAAAALFAGNLAGAATPAEGTVHGLGAPGAVDGSFVVILDASANKGDLAKKYGGKLVRSYGSEVNGFSASGLSVDEAKRLAADPAVGTVVQNKRFSIKETQEQPPSWGLDRIDQADTAGDQKYTYPDNGGEGVTAYVIDTGVRISHQDFGGRATHGFDAVDNDDSADDGNGHGTHVAGTIAGTAHGVAKKAKVVAVRVLDDNGSGTTEQVVAGIDWVTKNHSGPSVANMSLGGGADEALDAAVQRAIASGVTFAVAAGNESSDAGQGSPSRVPEALTVASSTKGDEQSEFSNFGSVVDLYAPGSEITSAWNDSDTGVKTISGTSMASPHVAGAAALYLAANPSATPADTATALTGAATPDAIKNATAGTANKLLKVTP, from the coding sequence ATGGCAACTCACAAGCGATCCCACGGACTTCGCAACGCGGCCATAGCCACAGGTACGGCTGCCGCTGCCGCCGCAGCGCTGTTCGCGGGCAATCTCGCCGGGGCCGCCACCCCGGCCGAGGGCACCGTCCACGGACTCGGTGCCCCGGGCGCCGTCGACGGCAGCTTCGTCGTCATCCTCGACGCATCCGCGAACAAGGGCGACCTCGCCAAGAAGTACGGCGGCAAGCTCGTCCGCTCCTACGGCTCCGAGGTCAACGGCTTCTCGGCGTCCGGTCTGTCCGTCGACGAGGCCAAGCGCCTCGCCGCCGACCCCGCGGTCGGGACCGTCGTGCAGAACAAGCGGTTCAGCATCAAGGAGACGCAGGAACAGCCCCCGTCCTGGGGCCTGGACCGGATCGACCAGGCCGACACGGCCGGCGACCAGAAGTACACCTACCCCGACAACGGCGGGGAGGGCGTGACCGCGTACGTCATCGACACCGGCGTCCGCATCTCGCACCAGGACTTCGGCGGCCGGGCGACCCACGGCTTCGACGCCGTGGACAACGACGACAGCGCCGACGACGGCAACGGCCACGGCACCCACGTGGCGGGCACCATCGCCGGCACCGCCCACGGAGTCGCCAAGAAGGCCAAGGTCGTGGCCGTCCGCGTCCTGGACGACAACGGCTCCGGCACCACCGAGCAGGTCGTGGCCGGCATCGACTGGGTGACCAAGAACCACTCCGGGCCCTCGGTCGCGAACATGAGCCTCGGCGGCGGCGCCGACGAGGCCCTGGACGCGGCGGTCCAGCGGGCCATCGCCTCCGGCGTGACCTTCGCGGTGGCAGCCGGCAACGAGTCCTCCGACGCCGGACAGGGCTCGCCCTCCCGGGTGCCGGAGGCGCTCACCGTCGCGTCCAGCACCAAGGGCGACGAGCAGTCGGAGTTCTCGAACTTCGGCTCCGTGGTGGACCTGTACGCGCCCGGCTCGGAGATCACCTCGGCCTGGAACGACAGCGACACCGGCGTCAAGACGATCTCCGGAACGTCGATGGCCAGCCCGCACGTGGCGGGCGCCGCGGCCCTCTACCTGGCGGCCAACCCGTCGGCGACGCCGGCCGACACGGCCACCGCGCTGACCGGGGCGGCCACCCCGGACGCCATCAAGAACGCGACCGCCGGCACCGCGAACAAGCTCCTCAAGGTGACGCCGTAA
- a CDS encoding histone-like nucleoid-structuring protein Lsr2, with translation MTALADLAALTALCPPPAVVPPAPDWSLAEDELGVGLPRDYKELVDAYGPGEFCAFLTLYRPGALSEWVDLTGPMPARLRAQLDAGRTADARRPRALPCATGDLLAVGVTGNGHYLFWDTRPRDAPDRWTLAVTERLSAPWFTYSGSVTAFLVDVLGGTSNVPLFPPGLLDTGPSFTPSRLRGRVRVTAPSSWSQVSTSTIRAWARANGYDVPARGRVPRAVLEAWEAATHSD, from the coding sequence GTGACCGCTCTCGCCGACCTCGCCGCGCTGACCGCCCTGTGTCCGCCTCCCGCCGTCGTTCCGCCGGCGCCCGACTGGTCCCTCGCCGAGGACGAGCTGGGCGTGGGCCTGCCCCGGGACTACAAGGAACTCGTCGACGCCTACGGGCCGGGCGAGTTCTGCGCGTTCCTCACCCTGTACCGGCCTGGTGCCCTCAGCGAGTGGGTCGACCTGACCGGCCCCATGCCCGCGCGTCTGCGTGCGCAGCTCGACGCGGGCCGCACCGCCGACGCACGTCGTCCCCGGGCGCTGCCGTGCGCGACCGGGGATCTCCTCGCCGTGGGCGTCACAGGAAACGGGCACTACCTGTTCTGGGACACCCGGCCGCGCGACGCCCCCGACCGGTGGACGCTCGCCGTCACCGAGCGGCTGAGCGCCCCCTGGTTCACGTACAGCGGGTCGGTGACGGCGTTTCTCGTCGACGTCCTCGGCGGGACGTCGAACGTCCCGCTCTTCCCCCCGGGTCTCCTCGACACCGGGCCCTCGTTCACGCCGTCCCGGCTCCGCGGTCGCGTACGCGTCACCGCCCCGAGCTCCTGGTCGCAGGTCAGCACGAGCACCATCCGTGCCTGGGCCAGGGCCAACGGCTACGACGTGCCGGCCCGGGGGCGCGTCCCGCGCGCGGTCCTCGAGGCGTGGGAGGCGGCGACGCACTCGGACTGA